From [Clostridium] symbiosum, a single genomic window includes:
- a CDS encoding GNAT family N-acetyltransferase yields the protein MKVRPAAINDIAAILALYRDLNREMAELQPFYIRPAEEDREFLEAAVRSETEDILIAEEDGEVLGMAYIQFEQTPVYKSIIPHRYTYLMDFIVRESLRGNGVGKKLLEGVENWGRSRGSEYVELDVLSQNLNALRFYEKENFEESVRVLRKRL from the coding sequence ATGAAAGTGAGGCCGGCGGCAATCAATGATATAGCGGCAATTCTGGCGCTGTACCGTGATCTGAATCGGGAAATGGCGGAATTACAGCCGTTCTACATACGTCCCGCTGAAGAGGACAGGGAGTTTCTGGAAGCTGCTGTTAGAAGTGAAACGGAAGATATTTTAATTGCAGAGGAGGATGGAGAAGTTCTGGGAATGGCTTACATCCAGTTTGAACAAACTCCCGTCTATAAAAGTATTATTCCCCACCGTTATACCTATCTGATGGATTTTATCGTCCGGGAATCGTTACGCGGAAACGGGGTTGGGAAAAAGCTGTTGGAAGGCGTGGAAAACTGGGGGAGGAGCAGGGGCTCCGAGTATGTGGAATTAGATGTACTGAGCCAGAATTTGAATGCTTTAAGATTTTATGAGAAAGAAAATTTTGAGGAATCTGTGAGAGTTCTGAGGAAAAGATTGTAG
- the mscL gene encoding large conductance mechanosensitive channel protein MscL translates to MGKGKGFIHEFEQFISRGNVMDMAVGVIIGGAFSSIITSLVEDILSPILGIFGGLNFDELSVNILGEVTLKYGKFLTAVINFLIMAFVIFCLVKAMNTLSSKVIRKEEEAPAAPTTKICPFCKSEIPIEATKCAHCTSVLPVEAEAGVEAVKEAAVAAE, encoded by the coding sequence ATGGGAAAGGGAAAAGGCTTTATTCATGAATTCGAACAGTTCATCAGCCGTGGAAACGTGATGGATATGGCAGTCGGCGTTATCATTGGAGGCGCGTTCTCCTCCATTATCACATCTCTGGTTGAAGATATCCTCTCTCCGATCCTCGGTATATTCGGAGGATTGAATTTTGATGAGCTTTCGGTCAACATTCTGGGCGAGGTTACGTTAAAATATGGAAAATTCCTGACGGCAGTCATTAATTTCCTGATTATGGCTTTTGTCATCTTCTGCCTTGTAAAAGCGATGAATACGCTTTCATCGAAAGTAATCCGTAAGGAAGAAGAAGCTCCGGCGGCTCCGACTACCAAGATTTGTCCGTTCTGCAAGAGTGAAATCCCGATCGAGGCTACAAAATGTGCGCATTGTACATCCGTACTTCCGGTTGAGGCGGAGGCTGGCGTCGAGGCCGTAAAGGAAGCGGCTGTTGCGGCAGAATAG
- a CDS encoding YdeI/OmpD-associated family protein → MSGMLEFSNREDFRKWLNDNCLTDEGYWLLFGKAGGPKTVKAGEALEEALCFGWIDGQMQSIDDKRYKKYFAKRRENSKWSEKNKALAEKLEKQGIMTDYGRKKIEEAKKNGQWDAPKAPVIGEEEITALSGILKEYEPAYSNFLAMPLSVKKTYTRAYLDAKTDAGREKRIAWMVDRLNKNLKPM, encoded by the coding sequence ATGAGTGGGATGTTGGAGTTTTCAAACAGAGAGGACTTTAGAAAATGGCTGAATGACAACTGCCTGACGGATGAAGGCTACTGGCTGCTGTTCGGCAAGGCAGGCGGCCCGAAAACGGTAAAGGCGGGGGAAGCGCTGGAGGAGGCCCTCTGCTTTGGCTGGATTGACGGGCAGATGCAGAGCATTGATGACAAAAGATATAAAAAATATTTTGCAAAACGCAGAGAAAACAGCAAGTGGTCGGAAAAAAATAAGGCGCTGGCAGAAAAGCTGGAGAAGCAGGGAATTATGACCGACTACGGCAGGAAGAAAATAGAAGAAGCCAAAAAGAACGGCCAATGGGATGCCCCCAAGGCGCCCGTGATTGGGGAGGAGGAGATTACGGCTCTTTCCGGGATTTTGAAAGAATATGAACCTGCATACAGCAACTTTCTTGCGATGCCGCTATCGGTAAAGAAGACCTACACCCGTGCATATCTCGACGCGAAAACAGACGCGGGGCGGGAAAAACGCATTGCATGGATGGTTGACCGGCTGAATAAAAACTTAAAGCCGATGTAG
- a CDS encoding response regulator transcription factor yields the protein MEILKVLVVDDEPRMRKLVRDFLTVKGFQVVEAGDGEEAIDVFFDQKDIALILLDVMMPKMDGWEVCRTIRKYSQVPIIMLTARGEEQDELQGFSLGVDEYISKPFSPKILVARVEAILRRSSTMSQEVIDVGGIHIDKSAHQVMVDGKNVDLSYKEFELITYFAENQGIALSREKILNNVWNYDYFGDARTIDTHVKKLRSKLGEKGEYIKTIWGMGYKFEVDG from the coding sequence ATGGAGATATTAAAAGTACTGGTAGTGGATGACGAACCCAGAATGAGAAAACTGGTCAGAGATTTCCTTACGGTAAAGGGATTTCAGGTTGTGGAAGCCGGTGACGGGGAGGAAGCGATAGATGTATTTTTCGACCAGAAGGACATTGCCCTGATCCTTCTGGATGTTATGATGCCGAAGATGGACGGCTGGGAGGTGTGCCGGACAATCAGAAAGTATTCCCAGGTCCCGATTATCATGCTGACGGCACGGGGAGAAGAACAGGACGAACTTCAGGGCTTCAGCCTGGGCGTGGACGAATACATTTCCAAGCCGTTCAGCCCCAAGATTCTGGTAGCCAGGGTGGAAGCGATTCTCCGAAGGAGCAGCACGATGTCCCAGGAAGTGATTGATGTAGGCGGAATACACATTGATAAGTCGGCTCATCAGGTAATGGTGGATGGGAAAAATGTGGATTTGAGCTATAAGGAGTTTGAGCTGATCACATATTTTGCGGAGAACCAGGGAATCGCCCTTTCCAGGGAGAAGATTTTAAATAATGTATGGAATTACGATTACTTCGGCGATGCCAGGACAATTGACACCCATGTCAAGAAGCTGCGCAGTAAGCTGGGGGAGAAGGGTGAATATATCAAAACCATCTGGGGCATGGGATATAAATTCGAGGTGGATGGATGA
- a CDS encoding MerR family transcriptional regulator yields MKTFNTNEICQLCDVSRKQLRYYEERGMLSPVPRFKDNNYRYYTHQHICEIVAAKALRNIDMSLSEIKDIIYGRNIGSIQMSIEKKMVGARDALQESLLRYEQSMIVYTKLIEAISVLKLHEHKIDTELGYEVVDFPEQNMISLAYQTNFEDEECYDIEYMAKIQKISQEVNVASLGALLYVLYNHFDSSTCSFDNQIHDYKIAVPVVDMKKPCLHYDKIPAFRGVCAVHVGTPKDKKLYNTYTGLLHWAKAQGYELAGWSVEEWLISPMITNNKDFWILRVIIPFKEYDKLNSPGDTLNTV; encoded by the coding sequence TTGAAAACTTTTAATACGAATGAAATCTGCCAGCTATGCGACGTGAGCAGAAAACAGCTCCGCTACTATGAAGAACGCGGTATGCTGAGCCCGGTTCCCCGGTTTAAGGATAATAATTACCGGTATTATACGCACCAGCATATCTGTGAGATCGTGGCCGCCAAGGCTCTCAGGAATATTGATATGTCGCTGAGTGAAATTAAGGATATCATTTATGGCAGGAATATCGGCAGTATTCAGATGTCGATTGAGAAAAAGATGGTCGGAGCCAGAGATGCCCTTCAGGAGAGCCTGCTGCGCTATGAGCAGAGCATGATTGTCTATACAAAACTGATCGAAGCGATTTCCGTCCTGAAACTTCACGAACACAAAATTGATACGGAGCTGGGATATGAGGTAGTCGATTTTCCAGAGCAGAATATGATATCGCTGGCCTATCAGACCAACTTTGAGGACGAGGAATGCTATGATATCGAATACATGGCTAAGATTCAAAAGATATCCCAGGAAGTGAATGTCGCCTCCCTGGGTGCGCTTCTCTACGTTTTGTATAACCATTTTGACAGCAGTACCTGCAGCTTTGACAACCAGATACACGATTATAAAATAGCCGTTCCCGTGGTGGACATGAAAAAGCCGTGTCTCCACTATGATAAAATTCCGGCCTTCCGCGGTGTCTGTGCCGTACACGTCGGAACACCGAAAGATAAAAAGCTCTATAACACTTATACCGGCCTGCTGCACTGGGCCAAAGCCCAGGGATATGAACTGGCCGGCTGGTCCGTCGAGGAGTGGCTGATCAGCCCGATGATTACAAATAATAAAGACTTCTGGATTCTCCGGGTTATCATTCCATTTAAAGAGTATGATAAACTGAATTCTCCGGGAGACACTTTAAATACCGTTTGA
- a CDS encoding excinuclease ABC subunit UvrA yields MNGIIIQGLTQNNLKHVSFTIPKEKITVFTGVSGSGKSSIVFDTIAAESQRQMSATYPAFVRSRLPKYPKPAVERIDNLTASVVVDQSPLSGNARSTAGTISGLYSSLRLLFSRIGTPYAGTASCFSFNDPAGMCKTCSGLGKIPRVNVGAILDPDKSWNEGCVRDSLYSPGSWYWRQYAESGLFDPDKPVKEYSKEEYNLLLYGSRDGKGKPENPKITGIFHKYTKTLLNRDISDKSRHTKIKAQNLTVWTECGECHGKRLNETALGCKINGYSIADLCEMELTQLRDVLSQITEPAAALLVRPLIEGLDRMIEIGLPYLHLNRETPSLSGGEAQRLKLVRYMGSSLTGLTYIFDEPSAGMHPRDVYRMNNLLRQLRDKGNTVLVVEHDRDVISIADYVIDVGPQAGQNGGEIVFAGSYGELLRSDTLTGRAMLHSLPIKQNPRRQTGSLPIRDACLHNLKHVNVDIPLGIMTVVTGVAGSGKSTLISRVFAGLYEDDIVMVGQGPITATNRSTPSSYLGFFDEIRKLLARENGRPEGLFSFNSTGACPVCGGRGVIVTELAFMDPVVTECEACGGLRYNEEALACTYKGKNIVELLRMTASQAMEVFENAKIRKHLKVMEQVGLSYLTLGQPLSTLSGGERQRIKLAKHLGKKSGIFVMDEPTTGLHMSDIENLLKLFDTIVSRGNTLVVIEHNLDVIKQADWIIDIGPDGGKNGGEVVYTGTPADMALNAKTLTADSLRASLNK; encoded by the coding sequence ATGAACGGCATCATAATACAGGGACTTACCCAAAATAATCTGAAACATGTTTCATTTACGATTCCAAAAGAAAAAATCACCGTGTTCACCGGAGTGTCCGGTTCCGGCAAATCCAGTATTGTCTTTGATACCATTGCAGCAGAATCGCAGCGCCAGATGAGCGCCACCTACCCGGCTTTTGTGCGGTCAAGGCTGCCGAAGTATCCGAAACCGGCCGTGGAGCGGATCGACAATCTGACCGCTTCCGTTGTGGTGGATCAGTCCCCGCTGAGCGGTAACGCACGCTCCACGGCGGGAACCATAAGCGGCCTCTATTCCAGCCTGCGTCTGCTGTTTTCAAGGATAGGAACTCCCTATGCGGGCACGGCCTCCTGCTTCTCCTTTAACGATCCGGCCGGGATGTGTAAAACGTGTTCCGGCCTTGGAAAAATTCCCCGGGTGAATGTTGGAGCCATCCTCGATCCCGATAAGTCCTGGAACGAGGGTTGTGTACGTGATTCTCTGTATTCTCCCGGCTCATGGTACTGGCGGCAGTACGCCGAGTCCGGCCTGTTTGATCCCGACAAGCCCGTTAAGGAATACTCAAAAGAGGAATATAATCTCCTCCTGTACGGTTCCCGCGACGGCAAGGGGAAACCGGAAAATCCGAAAATAACCGGGATATTCCATAAATACACGAAGACGCTCCTGAACCGCGACATCAGCGATAAAAGCAGGCATACAAAAATAAAAGCGCAGAATCTGACGGTCTGGACCGAGTGTGGAGAATGCCACGGAAAGCGGTTGAATGAAACCGCCCTGGGCTGCAAAATAAACGGATACTCTATTGCGGATCTCTGTGAAATGGAACTGACGCAGCTTCGTGACGTTCTGTCCCAAATTACCGAACCGGCCGCGGCTTTGCTGGTACGGCCCCTCATTGAAGGACTGGACCGGATGATAGAAATTGGCCTCCCGTATCTTCATCTGAACCGGGAAACTCCATCCCTCTCCGGCGGGGAGGCACAGCGGCTTAAACTGGTCCGGTATATGGGCAGCAGCCTGACCGGACTGACCTATATTTTCGATGAACCAAGCGCCGGGATGCATCCCCGCGACGTCTACCGCATGAACAATCTGCTCCGGCAGCTTCGTGATAAAGGCAACACGGTGCTTGTGGTTGAACACGACAGGGATGTAATTTCGATTGCGGATTATGTAATAGATGTGGGGCCGCAGGCAGGACAAAACGGCGGTGAAATCGTGTTTGCCGGCAGCTATGGGGAGCTACTCCGCTCCGATACCCTGACGGGCCGGGCCATGCTCCACTCCCTGCCCATCAAACAGAACCCCCGCCGGCAGACAGGGAGCCTCCCGATCCGGGACGCCTGTCTTCACAATCTAAAGCATGTGAACGTGGATATTCCACTGGGAATTATGACCGTTGTAACCGGAGTTGCCGGTTCCGGAAAGAGCACCCTGATCTCCCGGGTATTTGCCGGTCTGTATGAAGATGATATCGTGATGGTCGGTCAGGGACCCATCACGGCTACAAACCGCTCCACGCCCTCCTCCTATCTCGGTTTTTTCGACGAGATACGGAAACTGCTGGCAAGGGAAAACGGCCGGCCGGAGGGACTGTTCAGTTTCAACTCCACTGGAGCCTGCCCGGTCTGCGGCGGCAGGGGCGTCATCGTGACCGAACTTGCTTTCATGGATCCCGTCGTTACGGAATGTGAAGCATGCGGCGGACTGCGGTATAACGAGGAGGCCCTTGCCTGCACTTACAAGGGGAAAAATATCGTTGAACTGCTCCGCATGACCGCATCACAGGCCATGGAAGTGTTTGAAAACGCGAAAATCAGGAAACACCTGAAGGTGATGGAGCAGGTCGGCTTATCTTACCTGACGCTCGGCCAGCCGCTCAGCACCCTGTCCGGAGGAGAACGCCAGAGAATCAAACTGGCAAAGCACCTTGGAAAAAAGAGCGGCATTTTTGTCATGGACGAACCAACCACCGGACTGCACATGTCGGATATTGAGAATCTGTTAAAGCTGTTTGACACAATCGTCTCCCGTGGGAATACCCTGGTTGTAATTGAGCACAATCTCGACGTCATAAAACAGGCTGACTGGATTATCGATATCGGCCCCGACGGAGGCAAAAACGGAGGAGAGGTGGTATATACCGGGACTCCCGCCGACATGGCGCTGAATGCAAAAACGCTGACGGCAGACAGCCTGCGGGCGTCACTGAACAAATAG
- a CDS encoding sodium/proline symporter, translating to MKIQNLGQAMGIEIPLIVPVVLIVYMLAILAIGLWSARKVKNSEDWFVGGRSMGPWITALAHGSSSLGGGMYIAGPQYGWEAGASALWAAPGDVFGPLLNFGILARRMRRYTEKAKTLTISEFFGHRYYSKGVRNFSVVILVVAMLISLVVEYMAMGVLVSAVTGWSFIISLIFGCAVILIYTGAGGYLAVAYTDFAQSILMVIGMLILIPVCIASVGGLEGMNAGLYAINEGLPTLWGEDYYLKGAPLLIAGMALVYFIGYMGQPHLILKTVAIKDDKSIRLVPMIGAVFGFMLAFGVYTLGCVGRVVYPDISMLPGGNAEYVLPMLALTKLPAPLAGLLLAGACSAVMSTASGLLLVIGSAIGNDLYRNSASGKRASEDQVMKVTRMSTYLLGIVSVAMCFIPAFQLGVYQLTWIAWSVLSPAFIPCIVGGLYWKRGTKEGAYAAMISGSLVGAFWYYLLQESTNIHTFFAALVIAVIAYIVVSLRTQKPPKEIEDYVDYAAAFEDAEPVNVVKSGIVMSSGQLAMVIEGQ from the coding sequence ATGAAAATTCAGAATCTCGGACAGGCCATGGGAATCGAAATTCCGCTCATTGTACCTGTGGTCCTTATTGTTTATATGCTTGCCATTCTGGCAATCGGACTCTGGTCGGCAAGAAAGGTCAAAAATTCGGAAGACTGGTTCGTGGGAGGACGTTCCATGGGTCCCTGGATTACGGCTCTTGCGCACGGCTCCAGTTCTCTCGGGGGCGGCATGTACATAGCCGGTCCGCAGTACGGCTGGGAAGCGGGAGCATCGGCATTGTGGGCGGCGCCGGGGGATGTGTTCGGTCCTTTGCTGAACTTCGGTATCCTGGCGCGCAGAATGCGCCGCTATACGGAGAAGGCCAAGACACTGACCATATCGGAATTTTTCGGACACCGTTATTACAGCAAGGGAGTGAGAAATTTTTCCGTGGTCATCCTGGTTGTTGCAATGCTCATCAGCCTCGTTGTGGAATATATGGCAATGGGAGTCCTTGTTTCGGCGGTAACGGGCTGGTCATTTATTATTTCCCTGATTTTCGGCTGCGCGGTTATCCTGATTTATACGGGCGCAGGCGGATACCTGGCCGTGGCTTACACGGACTTTGCCCAGTCAATCCTGATGGTAATCGGAATGCTTATTTTAATTCCTGTCTGTATCGCAAGCGTAGGCGGTCTGGAGGGAATGAACGCGGGACTGTATGCAATCAATGAAGGACTTCCCACCCTGTGGGGCGAGGATTATTACCTGAAGGGAGCGCCCCTCCTGATAGCGGGTATGGCGCTTGTCTATTTTATCGGTTATATGGGGCAGCCCCATCTGATTCTGAAAACGGTTGCAATTAAGGATGACAAATCCATCCGCCTTGTTCCGATGATCGGCGCCGTGTTTGGGTTCATGCTGGCTTTCGGCGTATACACGCTGGGCTGTGTGGGAAGAGTCGTATATCCCGATATTTCCATGCTCCCGGGAGGCAATGCGGAGTATGTCCTGCCGATGCTGGCGCTGACAAAACTTCCGGCTCCTCTGGCCGGGCTGTTGCTGGCCGGAGCCTGTTCCGCAGTGATGTCGACGGCGAGCGGACTGCTGCTGGTCATCGGCTCCGCCATTGGCAATGACCTGTACCGCAATTCCGCATCCGGAAAAAGGGCGTCGGAAGATCAGGTAATGAAGGTGACGAGAATGTCCACCTACCTGTTGGGAATTGTTTCGGTGGCAATGTGCTTTATCCCCGCTTTCCAGCTCGGCGTATACCAGCTCACCTGGATCGCCTGGTCCGTACTTTCCCCGGCTTTCATTCCGTGTATCGTCGGCGGTCTTTACTGGAAGAGAGGGACAAAAGAAGGAGCTTATGCGGCAATGATCTCAGGCTCCCTGGTAGGGGCATTCTGGTATTACCTGCTCCAGGAATCGACTAACATCCATACGTTCTTCGCGGCGCTCGTCATTGCGGTTATAGCCTATATTGTAGTGAGCCTGAGGACGCAGAAACCGCCGAAGGAGATAGAAGATTATGTTGATTATGCGGCGGCCTTTGAGGATGCCGAACCGGTCAACGTGGTCAAATCGGGGATTGTGATGAGCTCCGGGCAGCTTGCCATGGTGATTGAAGGACAATAA
- a CDS encoding alcohol dehydrogenase catalytic domain-containing protein — protein sequence MKALRFYGIHDLRTEETELPEYGEDEALVKIAYAGICGSDLHIYNKGMFIQNIPETMGHEFDGVIEKTGSGVKNFKPGDKVTANPMVPCGKCPSCLKGSYNTCAALGFIGEVSQGCFAQYIAVKEEKLIRVPDSADLKQIALSEPLAVAVNICRRASFKPGDRIALIGAGPIGLLTIALAKQVYGVDDITAVDLSESRLKLAVKLGASKAVQKPNENDRFNKVIEAAGAPATFAMAAEHVEANGFLYVVSIFEKDFIFDINALVAGQVTLVGCNVYTDEDLREAVSLIAEKRVDISPVITGEYTLEEGKKAFELLSSVDKSAAKILFRM from the coding sequence ATGAAGGCTCTCAGGTTTTATGGGATTCACGATTTGAGGACGGAGGAAACGGAGCTCCCGGAGTACGGGGAAGATGAGGCGCTGGTTAAAATAGCCTACGCCGGTATCTGCGGTTCCGATCTTCACATCTATAACAAGGGGATGTTCATTCAGAACATACCCGAAACAATGGGCCATGAATTTGACGGGGTGATTGAAAAGACAGGCTCCGGGGTTAAAAATTTCAAACCGGGCGACAAGGTGACGGCTAACCCCATGGTTCCGTGCGGCAAATGTCCGAGCTGTCTGAAGGGGAGCTACAATACATGTGCGGCGCTGGGATTTATCGGGGAGGTTTCACAAGGATGTTTTGCGCAGTACATTGCGGTAAAAGAAGAAAAGCTAATCCGTGTTCCGGATTCTGCCGATTTGAAACAGATTGCCCTGTCGGAGCCGCTTGCCGTAGCCGTAAATATCTGCCGCAGGGCGTCGTTTAAACCGGGTGACCGGATCGCCCTGATCGGGGCTGGCCCCATCGGCCTTCTAACGATTGCCCTGGCAAAGCAGGTATACGGGGTGGATGACATTACGGCGGTGGATTTGTCGGAGAGCCGCCTCAAGCTGGCGGTAAAGCTCGGGGCATCAAAGGCCGTGCAAAAACCGAATGAAAATGACCGGTTTAACAAGGTGATTGAGGCCGCGGGAGCGCCTGCCACTTTTGCAATGGCTGCGGAGCACGTGGAGGCGAACGGATTTCTCTATGTCGTCAGCATTTTTGAAAAAGATTTTATATTTGACATTAACGCTCTGGTGGCCGGACAGGTTACACTGGTTGGCTGCAATGTGTACACCGATGAGGATTTAAGGGAGGCGGTTTCCCTTATCGCAGAAAAACGTGTGGATATCAGCCCCGTTATTACCGGCGAATATACATTAGAGGAGGGCAAAAAGGCGTTTGAACTTCTGAGTTCTGTGGATAAGAGCGCGGCAAAAATCCTGTTCAGGATGTGA
- a CDS encoding AraC family transcriptional regulator — translation MKELSPLERAIEYIETHLDEHIGLNDVSRETGYSYYYMTRLFSSVLGESAGRYINRRRLYRASEKLLHTDRRVIDIAIESGFESAEAFSRAFKAVFASSPTEYRRAGIDLVMNAKRELEPGDVCHIANNISREPEIIWMEETKTAGIRGTTSLFDNRLPGLWEQFLALDQKNSGTGDIRYCICETQQTSYTKNGDVLFSVMVGSPVTDYHNLPPGLAEKTLHAGKYAVFTHRGDFGKLYKTYQYIFGTWLPSAKEELDDREDFEQYERAVISPDDPDNEVKIYIPVK, via the coding sequence GTGAAAGAATTATCCCCTTTAGAGAGGGCGATTGAATATATCGAAACACATCTGGACGAGCATATCGGTTTAAACGATGTGTCGAGGGAAACAGGATATTCCTACTATTATATGACGCGGCTGTTTTCTTCCGTATTAGGCGAGTCGGCCGGCCGTTATATCAACAGGCGCAGGCTGTACAGGGCATCCGAAAAACTTCTCCATACCGACAGGAGGGTCATCGATATTGCAATTGAAAGCGGATTTGAATCGGCGGAGGCATTCAGCAGGGCGTTTAAGGCCGTTTTTGCGAGCAGCCCGACGGAATACAGGAGAGCAGGCATTGATTTGGTAATGAATGCCAAGAGAGAACTGGAGCCCGGGGATGTCTGCCATATTGCAAATAACATTTCACGGGAACCTGAAATAATTTGGATGGAAGAAACGAAAACCGCAGGAATCAGGGGGACGACCTCCCTTTTTGATAATCGTCTGCCGGGACTGTGGGAGCAGTTTCTGGCGCTGGATCAAAAGAATTCCGGCACCGGGGACATCCGGTACTGCATCTGCGAAACACAGCAGACCTCCTATACCAAAAATGGAGATGTATTATTTTCGGTAATGGTGGGCAGTCCGGTGACGGATTATCATAATCTGCCGCCGGGGCTGGCCGAAAAAACGCTGCACGCCGGAAAGTATGCAGTTTTCACCCATCGGGGGGATTTTGGAAAACTGTATAAAACATATCAGTATATTTTCGGAACCTGGCTGCCGTCGGCGAAAGAGGAACTGGACGACAGGGAGGATTTTGAACAATATGAGAGGGCGGTAATATCACCCGATGATCCGGATAATGAGGTAAAAATATATATTCCGGTAAAATAA
- a CDS encoding HAMP domain-containing sensor histidine kinase: MRHTTLKWKFTVTFISMMALAVAATWCINNWFLESYYQNYKIGVLEKAYYAIDAIVLEERAKGGSALEGAEDELSSSDFFSADGTGTDKGYGRDRNSGKRGGDDYGLILEGPSVPSAQPETGTDEDGSESGVVKLAQLVRYLRDTSNITLLICDSMNGNILVSSVKDIQIMKDRVSQYIVGKNAPHREIMEEHENYMIQKTYDPRTKTFYLESWGFFSDNGTIFIMTTPLDSIRESAAISNRFLMYVGIAVILVGSIILYFITSRITSPIHELSRLSEKMSNLDFEAKYRETRHSTEEISTLGNSMNVLSDKLKETIGELKSANIRLQKDIEEKTQIDEMRKDFIANVSHELKTPIALIQGYAEGLTEGMAVEKESRDYYCEVIMDEAGKMNKMVKQLLTLTALEFGNEQTAMERFNLTELIQGVISAAGLILQQKEITVDFGYTEPVYVWGDEFKIEEVVTNYLNNAINHAEGEKKIVIRMEPDGKEVMVSVFNTGQPIPEADIPNLWTKFFKVDKARTREYGGSGIGLSIVKAIMESHHKQYGVRNLEDGVEFWFTLDCGKDA; the protein is encoded by the coding sequence ATGAGACATACGACGCTGAAATGGAAATTTACAGTGACGTTTATCAGCATGATGGCTCTGGCCGTGGCGGCTACATGGTGCATTAACAACTGGTTTCTGGAGAGCTACTACCAGAATTACAAGATTGGCGTGCTGGAAAAAGCCTACTATGCAATTGACGCCATTGTCCTGGAAGAGAGGGCAAAAGGCGGTAGCGCCCTGGAAGGGGCGGAGGATGAACTGAGCAGCAGCGACTTTTTTTCTGCAGACGGAACAGGGACCGACAAAGGTTATGGAAGAGACAGAAACTCCGGAAAAAGGGGCGGCGATGACTATGGATTAATACTGGAAGGGCCATCCGTTCCTTCGGCACAGCCGGAGACAGGAACGGATGAGGACGGTTCGGAAAGCGGGGTCGTAAAGCTGGCGCAGCTGGTGCGCTACCTGAGGGATACGTCCAATATCACGCTGCTTATCTGCGACAGCATGAACGGCAACATCCTTGTATCCTCGGTAAAAGATATTCAAATCATGAAGGACAGGGTCAGCCAGTATATTGTAGGTAAGAACGCGCCTCACCGGGAGATTATGGAGGAGCATGAAAACTACATGATCCAGAAGACGTACGATCCCAGGACCAAGACCTTTTACCTGGAGAGCTGGGGATTCTTCTCCGATAACGGGACCATCTTTATCATGACGACTCCCCTTGACAGCATCCGGGAAAGCGCGGCCATATCGAACCGTTTCCTGATGTACGTGGGAATTGCCGTGATCCTGGTCGGCAGCATCATTCTCTACTTTATTACAAGCAGAATCACATCCCCGATCCATGAACTGTCACGTCTTTCCGAAAAAATGTCCAATCTGGACTTTGAGGCAAAATACAGGGAGACAAGACATTCGACCGAGGAGATCAGCACGCTGGGCAACAGTATGAACGTGCTGTCGGATAAGCTGAAGGAGACAATCGGTGAGCTGAAATCGGCCAATATCCGTCTGCAGAAGGACATTGAGGAAAAGACGCAGATAGACGAGATGAGAAAAGACTTCATTGCCAATGTTTCCCATGAGCTTAAAACTCCGATTGCCCTGATTCAGGGATATGCGGAAGGATTGACCGAAGGAATGGCCGTGGAGAAGGAGAGCCGCGATTACTACTGCGAGGTTATCATGGATGAGGCCGGCAAGATGAACAAGATGGTAAAACAGCTTCTGACCCTGACCGCCCTGGAATTCGGTAATGAGCAGACGGCCATGGAGCGGTTTAACCTGACGGAGCTGATCCAGGGAGTCATATCGGCTGCGGGCCTGATACTTCAGCAGAAGGAAATTACCGTAGACTTTGGCTATACGGAACCGGTCTATGTTTGGGGCGATGAATTCAAGATAGAGGAGGTAGTGACTAATTATCTGAACAACGCCATTAACCACGCAGAGGGTGAGAAAAAGATTGTCATCCGCATGGAACCGGACGGCAAGGAAGTGATGGTATCCGTTTTCAACACGGGCCAGCCTATTCCGGAGGCGGATATTCCGAACCTGTGGACCAAGTTCTTTAAGGTAGACAAGGCGAGAACGAGAGAATACGGAGGAAGCGGAATCGGACTTTCAATTGTAAAGGCAATTATGGAGTCCCATCACAAACAATATGGAGTCAGAAATCTGGAGGACGGCGTGGAATTCTGGTTCACACTGGACTGTGGCAAGGATGCCTGA